A stretch of the Erinaceus europaeus chromosome 23, mEriEur2.1, whole genome shotgun sequence genome encodes the following:
- the PLK5 gene encoding inactive serine/threonine-protein kinase PLK5 isoform X3 — protein MLPRCCAVLSVVRPARRPAGGMERGRRARPHRGLVSAFLRDPGSGRVYRRGRLIGEGAFSRCYQLTDMSSSVVFALKVVPRRAGWLRLCGKVEREIALHSRLHHRNLVSFHGHFADRDHVYMVLEYCSRQSLAHVLEVRRMLTEPEVRYYLRGLASGLQYLHQQRIVHRDLKLSGYRGAGGRPQTAPFPLGNFFLNENMEVKIGDLGLATKVGPGGRCHRVVCGTPNFLAPEVVAREGHSCQSDIWVLGCVMYLVLTGSPPFGMAPLAEVFENIREGRYPEPAHLSPQARRLISRLLAPDPAARPSLNLMLQDNFFTQGFTPERLPAHSCHCPPIFATPPGLGHLLRKVRRLLGTPSPRPGLCPPSKTPRPEEDSPSPESMELAVQPCRSPQGGSRISGHAGKGTTQAKMAPATSTTIGTAGCSSQTAPTGHCAPQGVLLVRPAPPAPVRGGGCSRGPVCHAE, from the exons ATGCTCCCCCGGTGCTGCGCGGTCCTCAGTGTGGTGCGGCCGGCGAGGCGGCCGGCGGGTGGGATGGAGCGGGGGCGGCGGGCACGCCCGCACCGGGGGCTCGTCTCCGCCTTCCTGCGCGACCCGGGTTCGGGACGCGTGTACCGGCGCGGGAGGCTGATCGGCGAG GGCGCCTTCAGCCGCTGCTACCAGCTCACCGACATGAGCAGCAGCGTCGTGTTTGCGCTCAAGGTGGTGCCGCGCCGCGCCGGGTGGCTGCGTCTGTGCGGGAAG GTGGAGCGGGAGATCGCCCTGCACAGCCGCCTGCACCACCGCAACCTCGTGTCTTTCCACGGACACTTTGCGGACCGCGACCACGTCTACATGGTGCTGGAGTACTGCAGCCGGCAG TCCCTGGCGCACGTGCTGGAGGTGCGGCGGATGCTGACGGAGCCCGAGGTGCGCTACTACCTGCGTGGCCTGGCCAGCGGCCTGCAGTACCTGCACCAGCAGAGGATCGTGCACCGAGACCTGAAGCTCAGTGGGTAccggggggcggggggccggCCTCAGACAGCGCCCTTCCCACTAGGTAACTTCTTCCTCAACGAGAACATGGAGGTGAAGATCGGGGACCTGGGGCTGGCCACCAAGGTGGGGCCGGGGGGCCGCTGCCACAG AGTGGTCTGCGGGACCCCCAACTTCCTGGCCCCAGAGGTGGTCGCCAGGGAGGGACATTCCTGCCAGTCAGACatctgggtgctgggctgtgTGAT GTACCTGGTGCTGACAGGCTCGCCCCCCTTCGGCATGGCCCCCCTGGCCGAGGTCTTTGAGAACATCCGTGAGGGCCGATACCCGGAGCCGGCACACCTGTCCCCCCAGGCGCGGCGCCTCATCTCCCGCCTGCTGGCGCCTGACCCCGCGGCCCGGCCCAGCCTCAACCTGATGCTACAGGACAACTTCTTCACacag GGCTTCACTCCGGAGCGCCTGCCGGCCCACTCCTGCCACTGCCCGCCCATCTTTGCAACGCCCCCCGGCCTGGGCCACCTCCTTCGCAAGGTGCGTCGGCTGCTGGGGACCCCCTCCCCGCGCCCAG GACTCTGTCCCCCCAGCAAGACCCCAAGGCCAGAAGAAGACAGCCCCAGCCCAGAGTCCATGGAGCTGGCTGTACAG CCCTGCAGGAGCCCGCAGGGGGGCAGCCGGATATCTGGACACGCAGGTAAGGGGACGACTCAGGCAAAGATGGCTCCAGCTACCAGCACAACGATAGGAACAGCGGGGTGCAGTTCCCAGACAGCACCCACAGGGCACTGTGCACCGCAGG GTGTGCTACTTGTCCGCCCAGCTCCACCTGCACCTGTCCGTGGTGGGGGCTGTTCCAGGGGTCCTGTATGCCATGCTGAATGA
- the PLK5 gene encoding inactive serine/threonine-protein kinase PLK5 isoform X5, producing the protein MLPRCCAVLSVVRPARRPAGGMERGRRARPHRGLVSAFLRDPGSGRVYRRGRLIGEGAFSRCYQLTDMSSSVVFALKVVPRRAGWLRLCGKVEREIALHSRLHHRNLVSFHGHFADRDHVYMVLEYCSRQSLAHVLEVRRMLTEPEVRYYLRGLASGLQYLHQQRIVHRDLKLSGYRGAGGRPQTAPFPLGNFFLNENMEVKIGDLGLATKVGPGGRCHRVVCGTPNFLAPEVVAREGHSCQSDIWVLGCVMYLVLTGSPPFGMAPLAEVFENIREGRYPEPAHLSPQARRLISRLLAPDPAARPSLNLMLQDNFFTQGFTPERLPAHSCHCPPIFATPPGLGHLLRKVRRLLGTPSPRPGLCPPSKTPRPEEDSPSPESMELAVQMPGGEQHPAAHRARPGLPPCILPTAHPRLCVQPCRSPQGGSRISGHAGVLLVRPAPPAPVRGGGCSRGPVCHAE; encoded by the exons ATGCTCCCCCGGTGCTGCGCGGTCCTCAGTGTGGTGCGGCCGGCGAGGCGGCCGGCGGGTGGGATGGAGCGGGGGCGGCGGGCACGCCCGCACCGGGGGCTCGTCTCCGCCTTCCTGCGCGACCCGGGTTCGGGACGCGTGTACCGGCGCGGGAGGCTGATCGGCGAG GGCGCCTTCAGCCGCTGCTACCAGCTCACCGACATGAGCAGCAGCGTCGTGTTTGCGCTCAAGGTGGTGCCGCGCCGCGCCGGGTGGCTGCGTCTGTGCGGGAAG GTGGAGCGGGAGATCGCCCTGCACAGCCGCCTGCACCACCGCAACCTCGTGTCTTTCCACGGACACTTTGCGGACCGCGACCACGTCTACATGGTGCTGGAGTACTGCAGCCGGCAG TCCCTGGCGCACGTGCTGGAGGTGCGGCGGATGCTGACGGAGCCCGAGGTGCGCTACTACCTGCGTGGCCTGGCCAGCGGCCTGCAGTACCTGCACCAGCAGAGGATCGTGCACCGAGACCTGAAGCTCAGTGGGTAccggggggcggggggccggCCTCAGACAGCGCCCTTCCCACTAGGTAACTTCTTCCTCAACGAGAACATGGAGGTGAAGATCGGGGACCTGGGGCTGGCCACCAAGGTGGGGCCGGGGGGCCGCTGCCACAG AGTGGTCTGCGGGACCCCCAACTTCCTGGCCCCAGAGGTGGTCGCCAGGGAGGGACATTCCTGCCAGTCAGACatctgggtgctgggctgtgTGAT GTACCTGGTGCTGACAGGCTCGCCCCCCTTCGGCATGGCCCCCCTGGCCGAGGTCTTTGAGAACATCCGTGAGGGCCGATACCCGGAGCCGGCACACCTGTCCCCCCAGGCGCGGCGCCTCATCTCCCGCCTGCTGGCGCCTGACCCCGCGGCCCGGCCCAGCCTCAACCTGATGCTACAGGACAACTTCTTCACacag GGCTTCACTCCGGAGCGCCTGCCGGCCCACTCCTGCCACTGCCCGCCCATCTTTGCAACGCCCCCCGGCCTGGGCCACCTCCTTCGCAAGGTGCGTCGGCTGCTGGGGACCCCCTCCCCGCGCCCAG GACTCTGTCCCCCCAGCAAGACCCCAAGGCCAGAAGAAGACAGCCCCAGCCCAGAGTCCATGGAGCTGGCTGTACAG ATGCCAGGTGGGGAACAGCACCCCGCCGCCCACAGAGCCCGGCCTGGCCTTCCTCCCTGCATCTTGCCCACTGCACATCCCCGTCTGTGTGTCCAGCCCTGCAGGAGCCCGCAGGGGGGCAGCCGGATATCTGGACACGCAG GTGTGCTACTTGTCCGCCCAGCTCCACCTGCACCTGTCCGTGGTGGGGGCTGTTCCAGGGGTCCTGTATGCCATGCTGAATGA
- the PLK5 gene encoding inactive serine/threonine-protein kinase PLK5 isoform X1, giving the protein MLPRCCAVLSVVRPARRPAGGMERGRRARPHRGLVSAFLRDPGSGRVYRRGRLIGEGAFSRCYQLTDMSSSVVFALKVVPRRAGWLRLCGKVEREIALHSRLHHRNLVSFHGHFADRDHVYMVLEYCSRQSLAHVLEVRRMLTEPEVRYYLRGLASGLQYLHQQRIVHRDLKLSGYRGAGGRPQTAPFPLGNFFLNENMEVKIGDLGLATKVGPGGRCHRVVCGTPNFLAPEVVAREGHSCQSDIWVLGCVMYLVLTGSPPFGMAPLAEVFENIREGRYPEPAHLSPQARRLISRLLAPDPAARPSLNLMLQDNFFTQGFTPERLPAHSCHCPPIFATPPGLGHLLRKVRRLLGTPSPRPGLCPPSKTPRPEEDSPSPESMELAVQMPGGEQHPAAHRARPGLPPCILPTAHPRLCVQPCRSPQGGSRISGHAGKGTTQAKMAPATSTTIGTAGCSSQTAPTGHCAPQGVLLVRPAPPAPVRGGGCSRGPVCHAE; this is encoded by the exons ATGCTCCCCCGGTGCTGCGCGGTCCTCAGTGTGGTGCGGCCGGCGAGGCGGCCGGCGGGTGGGATGGAGCGGGGGCGGCGGGCACGCCCGCACCGGGGGCTCGTCTCCGCCTTCCTGCGCGACCCGGGTTCGGGACGCGTGTACCGGCGCGGGAGGCTGATCGGCGAG GGCGCCTTCAGCCGCTGCTACCAGCTCACCGACATGAGCAGCAGCGTCGTGTTTGCGCTCAAGGTGGTGCCGCGCCGCGCCGGGTGGCTGCGTCTGTGCGGGAAG GTGGAGCGGGAGATCGCCCTGCACAGCCGCCTGCACCACCGCAACCTCGTGTCTTTCCACGGACACTTTGCGGACCGCGACCACGTCTACATGGTGCTGGAGTACTGCAGCCGGCAG TCCCTGGCGCACGTGCTGGAGGTGCGGCGGATGCTGACGGAGCCCGAGGTGCGCTACTACCTGCGTGGCCTGGCCAGCGGCCTGCAGTACCTGCACCAGCAGAGGATCGTGCACCGAGACCTGAAGCTCAGTGGGTAccggggggcggggggccggCCTCAGACAGCGCCCTTCCCACTAGGTAACTTCTTCCTCAACGAGAACATGGAGGTGAAGATCGGGGACCTGGGGCTGGCCACCAAGGTGGGGCCGGGGGGCCGCTGCCACAG AGTGGTCTGCGGGACCCCCAACTTCCTGGCCCCAGAGGTGGTCGCCAGGGAGGGACATTCCTGCCAGTCAGACatctgggtgctgggctgtgTGAT GTACCTGGTGCTGACAGGCTCGCCCCCCTTCGGCATGGCCCCCCTGGCCGAGGTCTTTGAGAACATCCGTGAGGGCCGATACCCGGAGCCGGCACACCTGTCCCCCCAGGCGCGGCGCCTCATCTCCCGCCTGCTGGCGCCTGACCCCGCGGCCCGGCCCAGCCTCAACCTGATGCTACAGGACAACTTCTTCACacag GGCTTCACTCCGGAGCGCCTGCCGGCCCACTCCTGCCACTGCCCGCCCATCTTTGCAACGCCCCCCGGCCTGGGCCACCTCCTTCGCAAGGTGCGTCGGCTGCTGGGGACCCCCTCCCCGCGCCCAG GACTCTGTCCCCCCAGCAAGACCCCAAGGCCAGAAGAAGACAGCCCCAGCCCAGAGTCCATGGAGCTGGCTGTACAG ATGCCAGGTGGGGAACAGCACCCCGCCGCCCACAGAGCCCGGCCTGGCCTTCCTCCCTGCATCTTGCCCACTGCACATCCCCGTCTGTGTGTCCAGCCCTGCAGGAGCCCGCAGGGGGGCAGCCGGATATCTGGACACGCAGGTAAGGGGACGACTCAGGCAAAGATGGCTCCAGCTACCAGCACAACGATAGGAACAGCGGGGTGCAGTTCCCAGACAGCACCCACAGGGCACTGTGCACCGCAGG GTGTGCTACTTGTCCGCCCAGCTCCACCTGCACCTGTCCGTGGTGGGGGCTGTTCCAGGGGTCCTGTATGCCATGCTGAATGA
- the PLK5 gene encoding inactive serine/threonine-protein kinase PLK5 isoform X10, with translation MLPRCCAVLSVVRPARRPAGGMERGRRARPHRGLVSAFLRDPGSGRVYRRGRLIGEGAFSRCYQLTDMSSSVVFALKVVPRRAGWLRLCGKVEREIALHSRLHHRNLVSFHGHFADRDHVYMVLEYCSRQSLAHVLEVRRMLTEPEVRYYLRGLASGLQYLHQQRIVHRDLKLSGYRGAGGRPQTAPFPLGNFFLNENMEVKIGDLGLATKVGPGGRCHRVVCGTPNFLAPEVVAREGHSCQSDIWVLGCVMYLVLTGSPPFGMAPLAEVFENIREGRYPEPAHLSPQARRLISRLLAPDPAARPSLNLMLQDNFFTQGFTPERLPAHSCHCPPIFATPPGLGHLLRKVRRLLGTPSPRPGLCPPSKTPRPEEDSPSPESMELAVQPCRSPQGGSRISGHAGVLLVRPAPPAPVRGGGCSRGPVCHAE, from the exons ATGCTCCCCCGGTGCTGCGCGGTCCTCAGTGTGGTGCGGCCGGCGAGGCGGCCGGCGGGTGGGATGGAGCGGGGGCGGCGGGCACGCCCGCACCGGGGGCTCGTCTCCGCCTTCCTGCGCGACCCGGGTTCGGGACGCGTGTACCGGCGCGGGAGGCTGATCGGCGAG GGCGCCTTCAGCCGCTGCTACCAGCTCACCGACATGAGCAGCAGCGTCGTGTTTGCGCTCAAGGTGGTGCCGCGCCGCGCCGGGTGGCTGCGTCTGTGCGGGAAG GTGGAGCGGGAGATCGCCCTGCACAGCCGCCTGCACCACCGCAACCTCGTGTCTTTCCACGGACACTTTGCGGACCGCGACCACGTCTACATGGTGCTGGAGTACTGCAGCCGGCAG TCCCTGGCGCACGTGCTGGAGGTGCGGCGGATGCTGACGGAGCCCGAGGTGCGCTACTACCTGCGTGGCCTGGCCAGCGGCCTGCAGTACCTGCACCAGCAGAGGATCGTGCACCGAGACCTGAAGCTCAGTGGGTAccggggggcggggggccggCCTCAGACAGCGCCCTTCCCACTAGGTAACTTCTTCCTCAACGAGAACATGGAGGTGAAGATCGGGGACCTGGGGCTGGCCACCAAGGTGGGGCCGGGGGGCCGCTGCCACAG AGTGGTCTGCGGGACCCCCAACTTCCTGGCCCCAGAGGTGGTCGCCAGGGAGGGACATTCCTGCCAGTCAGACatctgggtgctgggctgtgTGAT GTACCTGGTGCTGACAGGCTCGCCCCCCTTCGGCATGGCCCCCCTGGCCGAGGTCTTTGAGAACATCCGTGAGGGCCGATACCCGGAGCCGGCACACCTGTCCCCCCAGGCGCGGCGCCTCATCTCCCGCCTGCTGGCGCCTGACCCCGCGGCCCGGCCCAGCCTCAACCTGATGCTACAGGACAACTTCTTCACacag GGCTTCACTCCGGAGCGCCTGCCGGCCCACTCCTGCCACTGCCCGCCCATCTTTGCAACGCCCCCCGGCCTGGGCCACCTCCTTCGCAAGGTGCGTCGGCTGCTGGGGACCCCCTCCCCGCGCCCAG GACTCTGTCCCCCCAGCAAGACCCCAAGGCCAGAAGAAGACAGCCCCAGCCCAGAGTCCATGGAGCTGGCTGTACAG CCCTGCAGGAGCCCGCAGGGGGGCAGCCGGATATCTGGACACGCAG GTGTGCTACTTGTCCGCCCAGCTCCACCTGCACCTGTCCGTGGTGGGGGCTGTTCCAGGGGTCCTGTATGCCATGCTGAATGA
- the PLK5 gene encoding inactive serine/threonine-protein kinase PLK5 isoform X6, protein MLPRCCAVLSVVRPARRPAGGMERGRRARPHRGLVSAFLRDPGSGRVYRRGRLIGEGAFSRCYQLTDMSSSVVFALKVVPRRAGWLRLCGKVEREIALHSRLHHRNLVSFHGHFADRDHVYMVLEYCSRQSLAHVLEVRRMLTEPEVRYYLRGLASGLQYLHQQRIVHRDLKLSGYRGAGGRPQTAPFPLGNFFLNENMELPEGVQASGLPELLPRAPQSGLRDPQLPGPRGGRQGGTFLPVRHLGAGLCDARRLISRLLAPDPAARPSLNLMLQDNFFTQGFTPERLPAHSCHCPPIFATPPGLGHLLRKVRRLLGTPSPRPGLCPPSKTPRPEEDSPSPESMELAVQMPGGEQHPAAHRARPGLPPCILPTAHPRLCVQPCRSPQGGSRISGHAGKGTTQAKMAPATSTTIGTAGCSSQTAPTGHCAPQGVLLVRPAPPAPVRGGGCSRGPVCHAE, encoded by the exons ATGCTCCCCCGGTGCTGCGCGGTCCTCAGTGTGGTGCGGCCGGCGAGGCGGCCGGCGGGTGGGATGGAGCGGGGGCGGCGGGCACGCCCGCACCGGGGGCTCGTCTCCGCCTTCCTGCGCGACCCGGGTTCGGGACGCGTGTACCGGCGCGGGAGGCTGATCGGCGAG GGCGCCTTCAGCCGCTGCTACCAGCTCACCGACATGAGCAGCAGCGTCGTGTTTGCGCTCAAGGTGGTGCCGCGCCGCGCCGGGTGGCTGCGTCTGTGCGGGAAG GTGGAGCGGGAGATCGCCCTGCACAGCCGCCTGCACCACCGCAACCTCGTGTCTTTCCACGGACACTTTGCGGACCGCGACCACGTCTACATGGTGCTGGAGTACTGCAGCCGGCAG TCCCTGGCGCACGTGCTGGAGGTGCGGCGGATGCTGACGGAGCCCGAGGTGCGCTACTACCTGCGTGGCCTGGCCAGCGGCCTGCAGTACCTGCACCAGCAGAGGATCGTGCACCGAGACCTGAAGCTCAGTGGGTAccggggggcggggggccggCCTCAGACAGCGCCCTTCCCACTAGGTAACTTCTTCCTCAACGAGAACATGGAG CTCCCGGAGGGGGTGCAGGCGTCCGGCCTTCCTGAGCTCCTGCCCCGTGCCCCCCAGAGTGGTCTGCGGGACCCCCAACTTCCTGGCCCCAGAGGTGGTCGCCAGGGAGGGACATTCCTGCCAGTCAGACatctgggtgctgggctgtgTGAT GCGCGGCGCCTCATCTCCCGCCTGCTGGCGCCTGACCCCGCGGCCCGGCCCAGCCTCAACCTGATGCTACAGGACAACTTCTTCACacag GGCTTCACTCCGGAGCGCCTGCCGGCCCACTCCTGCCACTGCCCGCCCATCTTTGCAACGCCCCCCGGCCTGGGCCACCTCCTTCGCAAGGTGCGTCGGCTGCTGGGGACCCCCTCCCCGCGCCCAG GACTCTGTCCCCCCAGCAAGACCCCAAGGCCAGAAGAAGACAGCCCCAGCCCAGAGTCCATGGAGCTGGCTGTACAG ATGCCAGGTGGGGAACAGCACCCCGCCGCCCACAGAGCCCGGCCTGGCCTTCCTCCCTGCATCTTGCCCACTGCACATCCCCGTCTGTGTGTCCAGCCCTGCAGGAGCCCGCAGGGGGGCAGCCGGATATCTGGACACGCAGGTAAGGGGACGACTCAGGCAAAGATGGCTCCAGCTACCAGCACAACGATAGGAACAGCGGGGTGCAGTTCCCAGACAGCACCCACAGGGCACTGTGCACCGCAGG GTGTGCTACTTGTCCGCCCAGCTCCACCTGCACCTGTCCGTGGTGGGGGCTGTTCCAGGGGTCCTGTATGCCATGCTGAATGA
- the PLK5 gene encoding inactive serine/threonine-protein kinase PLK5 isoform X4: MLPRCCAVLSVVRPARRPAGGMERGRRARPHRGLVSAFLRDPGSGRVYRRGRLIGEVEREIALHSRLHHRNLVSFHGHFADRDHVYMVLEYCSRQSLAHVLEVRRMLTEPEVRYYLRGLASGLQYLHQQRIVHRDLKLSGYRGAGGRPQTAPFPLGNFFLNENMEVKIGDLGLATKVGPGGRCHRVVCGTPNFLAPEVVAREGHSCQSDIWVLGCVMYLVLTGSPPFGMAPLAEVFENIREGRYPEPAHLSPQARRLISRLLAPDPAARPSLNLMLQDNFFTQGFTPERLPAHSCHCPPIFATPPGLGHLLRKVRRLLGTPSPRPGLCPPSKTPRPEEDSPSPESMELAVQMPGGEQHPAAHRARPGLPPCILPTAHPRLCVQPCRSPQGGSRISGHAGKGTTQAKMAPATSTTIGTAGCSSQTAPTGHCAPQGVLLVRPAPPAPVRGGGCSRGPVCHAE, from the exons ATGCTCCCCCGGTGCTGCGCGGTCCTCAGTGTGGTGCGGCCGGCGAGGCGGCCGGCGGGTGGGATGGAGCGGGGGCGGCGGGCACGCCCGCACCGGGGGCTCGTCTCCGCCTTCCTGCGCGACCCGGGTTCGGGACGCGTGTACCGGCGCGGGAGGCTGATCGGCGAG GTGGAGCGGGAGATCGCCCTGCACAGCCGCCTGCACCACCGCAACCTCGTGTCTTTCCACGGACACTTTGCGGACCGCGACCACGTCTACATGGTGCTGGAGTACTGCAGCCGGCAG TCCCTGGCGCACGTGCTGGAGGTGCGGCGGATGCTGACGGAGCCCGAGGTGCGCTACTACCTGCGTGGCCTGGCCAGCGGCCTGCAGTACCTGCACCAGCAGAGGATCGTGCACCGAGACCTGAAGCTCAGTGGGTAccggggggcggggggccggCCTCAGACAGCGCCCTTCCCACTAGGTAACTTCTTCCTCAACGAGAACATGGAGGTGAAGATCGGGGACCTGGGGCTGGCCACCAAGGTGGGGCCGGGGGGCCGCTGCCACAG AGTGGTCTGCGGGACCCCCAACTTCCTGGCCCCAGAGGTGGTCGCCAGGGAGGGACATTCCTGCCAGTCAGACatctgggtgctgggctgtgTGAT GTACCTGGTGCTGACAGGCTCGCCCCCCTTCGGCATGGCCCCCCTGGCCGAGGTCTTTGAGAACATCCGTGAGGGCCGATACCCGGAGCCGGCACACCTGTCCCCCCAGGCGCGGCGCCTCATCTCCCGCCTGCTGGCGCCTGACCCCGCGGCCCGGCCCAGCCTCAACCTGATGCTACAGGACAACTTCTTCACacag GGCTTCACTCCGGAGCGCCTGCCGGCCCACTCCTGCCACTGCCCGCCCATCTTTGCAACGCCCCCCGGCCTGGGCCACCTCCTTCGCAAGGTGCGTCGGCTGCTGGGGACCCCCTCCCCGCGCCCAG GACTCTGTCCCCCCAGCAAGACCCCAAGGCCAGAAGAAGACAGCCCCAGCCCAGAGTCCATGGAGCTGGCTGTACAG ATGCCAGGTGGGGAACAGCACCCCGCCGCCCACAGAGCCCGGCCTGGCCTTCCTCCCTGCATCTTGCCCACTGCACATCCCCGTCTGTGTGTCCAGCCCTGCAGGAGCCCGCAGGGGGGCAGCCGGATATCTGGACACGCAGGTAAGGGGACGACTCAGGCAAAGATGGCTCCAGCTACCAGCACAACGATAGGAACAGCGGGGTGCAGTTCCCAGACAGCACCCACAGGGCACTGTGCACCGCAGG GTGTGCTACTTGTCCGCCCAGCTCCACCTGCACCTGTCCGTGGTGGGGGCTGTTCCAGGGGTCCTGTATGCCATGCTGAATGA
- the PLK5 gene encoding inactive serine/threonine-protein kinase PLK5 isoform X8, with the protein MLPRCCAVLSVVRPARRPAGGMERGRRARPHRGLVSAFLRDPGSGRVYRRGRLIGEGAFSRCYQLTDMSSSVVFALKVVPRRAGWLRLCGKVEREIALHSRLHHRNLVSFHGHFADRDHVYMVLEYCSRQSLAHVLEVRRMLTEPEVRYYLRGLASGLQYLHQQRIVHRDLKLSNFFLNENMELPEGVQASGLPELLPRAPQSGLRDPQLPGPRGGRQGGTFLPVRHLGAGLCDARRLISRLLAPDPAARPSLNLMLQDNFFTQGFTPERLPAHSCHCPPIFATPPGLGHLLRKVRRLLGTPSPRPGLCPPSKTPRPEEDSPSPESMELAVQMPGGEQHPAAHRARPGLPPCILPTAHPRLCVQPCRSPQGGSRISGHAGKGTTQAKMAPATSTTIGTAGCSSQTAPTGHCAPQGVLLVRPAPPAPVRGGGCSRGPVCHAE; encoded by the exons ATGCTCCCCCGGTGCTGCGCGGTCCTCAGTGTGGTGCGGCCGGCGAGGCGGCCGGCGGGTGGGATGGAGCGGGGGCGGCGGGCACGCCCGCACCGGGGGCTCGTCTCCGCCTTCCTGCGCGACCCGGGTTCGGGACGCGTGTACCGGCGCGGGAGGCTGATCGGCGAG GGCGCCTTCAGCCGCTGCTACCAGCTCACCGACATGAGCAGCAGCGTCGTGTTTGCGCTCAAGGTGGTGCCGCGCCGCGCCGGGTGGCTGCGTCTGTGCGGGAAG GTGGAGCGGGAGATCGCCCTGCACAGCCGCCTGCACCACCGCAACCTCGTGTCTTTCCACGGACACTTTGCGGACCGCGACCACGTCTACATGGTGCTGGAGTACTGCAGCCGGCAG TCCCTGGCGCACGTGCTGGAGGTGCGGCGGATGCTGACGGAGCCCGAGGTGCGCTACTACCTGCGTGGCCTGGCCAGCGGCCTGCAGTACCTGCACCAGCAGAGGATCGTGCACCGAGACCTGAAGCTCA GTAACTTCTTCCTCAACGAGAACATGGAG CTCCCGGAGGGGGTGCAGGCGTCCGGCCTTCCTGAGCTCCTGCCCCGTGCCCCCCAGAGTGGTCTGCGGGACCCCCAACTTCCTGGCCCCAGAGGTGGTCGCCAGGGAGGGACATTCCTGCCAGTCAGACatctgggtgctgggctgtgTGAT GCGCGGCGCCTCATCTCCCGCCTGCTGGCGCCTGACCCCGCGGCCCGGCCCAGCCTCAACCTGATGCTACAGGACAACTTCTTCACacag GGCTTCACTCCGGAGCGCCTGCCGGCCCACTCCTGCCACTGCCCGCCCATCTTTGCAACGCCCCCCGGCCTGGGCCACCTCCTTCGCAAGGTGCGTCGGCTGCTGGGGACCCCCTCCCCGCGCCCAG GACTCTGTCCCCCCAGCAAGACCCCAAGGCCAGAAGAAGACAGCCCCAGCCCAGAGTCCATGGAGCTGGCTGTACAG ATGCCAGGTGGGGAACAGCACCCCGCCGCCCACAGAGCCCGGCCTGGCCTTCCTCCCTGCATCTTGCCCACTGCACATCCCCGTCTGTGTGTCCAGCCCTGCAGGAGCCCGCAGGGGGGCAGCCGGATATCTGGACACGCAGGTAAGGGGACGACTCAGGCAAAGATGGCTCCAGCTACCAGCACAACGATAGGAACAGCGGGGTGCAGTTCCCAGACAGCACCCACAGGGCACTGTGCACCGCAGG GTGTGCTACTTGTCCGCCCAGCTCCACCTGCACCTGTCCGTGGTGGGGGCTGTTCCAGGGGTCCTGTATGCCATGCTGAATGA